One part of the candidate division Zixibacteria bacterium HGW-Zixibacteria-1 genome encodes these proteins:
- a CDS encoding NADH-quinone oxidoreductase subunit L, translating into MEQPLYLIPLIPLIGFLLNGLLLGRLGKKMISLIACGSVGLSFLLGLKFFFDLLSLPETARVIENIFFTWIPAGQLHVNVAFMLDPLSAIMVLVVSGVGFLIHVYSIGYMSHDPGYGRYFTYLNLFIFSMLMLVLADNYLLMFVGWEGVGLCSYLLIGFWFEKKSATDAGKKAFIVNRIGDFGFLLGMFIIFWQTGSLDFKTALDPAVAHSVFITGGGLITAATLLLFLGATGKSAQIPLYVWLPDAMEGPTPVSALIHAATMVTAGVYMIARSNVLYMMAPATLTVVAIVGVATAIFAGTIALAQNDIKRVLAYSTVSQLGYMFTACGVAAFGAGIFHLMTHAFFKALLFLGSGSVIHAMSGQQDMRFMGGLKKRMPVTFWTFLIATLAIAGIPGLSGFFSKDEILWKAFSSDHGSIWIWLIGLLTAGLTAFYMFRLVFLTFFGQERMDSHTKEHLHESPKVMTVPLSILAILSIIGGYVGIPHLLGGGNRFEKFLEPVMKGLPHSGEGEHTLASAGNNATTELVLMAGSVVLVLIFIYLAYHFYIKNIAAAGKLKNSLSGIHKLLYGKYFIDELYDVIIVTPLVVGSKFLWKIFDVLIIDGFINGMAVVIGDISTSLRPAQSGVLRTYTTIFLVGVVVILGLVIIFN; encoded by the coding sequence ATGGAACAACCGTTATATCTGATTCCGCTGATTCCGTTAATCGGTTTCCTGCTCAACGGCCTTCTGCTCGGGCGCCTTGGCAAGAAAATGATTTCGCTGATTGCCTGCGGTTCGGTTGGATTGTCCTTCCTGCTGGGATTGAAATTCTTTTTCGATTTACTATCCCTGCCCGAAACGGCCCGAGTAATTGAAAATATATTCTTTACCTGGATACCTGCCGGGCAGCTTCATGTAAATGTCGCATTCATGCTTGATCCGCTGTCGGCGATTATGGTTTTGGTCGTATCGGGAGTCGGTTTCCTCATTCATGTATATTCCATCGGGTATATGAGCCATGACCCCGGCTATGGACGATATTTCACTTACCTGAATCTGTTTATTTTTTCGATGCTGATGCTGGTTCTGGCCGATAACTATCTGCTGATGTTCGTCGGCTGGGAAGGTGTCGGTTTATGCAGCTACCTTCTGATAGGCTTCTGGTTTGAGAAGAAGTCCGCGACTGATGCCGGGAAAAAGGCTTTTATCGTCAACCGCATCGGCGATTTCGGGTTCCTCCTCGGCATGTTCATAATTTTCTGGCAGACCGGATCGCTGGATTTCAAAACGGCGCTTGATCCGGCTGTCGCCCACTCGGTTTTTATAACCGGGGGCGGTCTCATAACAGCGGCGACATTGCTGTTGTTTCTCGGGGCCACCGGCAAATCGGCGCAGATACCTTTATATGTGTGGCTTCCCGATGCCATGGAGGGCCCGACACCGGTCTCGGCCCTGATCCATGCCGCCACCATGGTCACCGCCGGCGTTTATATGATTGCCCGTTCCAATGTTTTATATATGATGGCGCCCGCCACCCTGACGGTGGTGGCTATTGTCGGCGTGGCCACGGCCATATTCGCCGGCACCATTGCCCTGGCTCAGAACGATATTAAGCGCGTGCTGGCATATTCGACCGTCAGCCAGCTTGGGTATATGTTTACCGCCTGTGGCGTCGCCGCTTTCGGCGCCGGAATCTTCCATCTAATGACGCACGCCTTTTTCAAGGCCCTGTTGTTTCTTGGCTCCGGCTCCGTCATCCACGCCATGTCCGGACAGCAGGACATGCGCTTCATGGGCGGACTTAAGAAGAGAATGCCGGTGACATTCTGGACATTCCTGATCGCCACTCTCGCAATTGCAGGTATTCCGGGACTCTCCGGTTTCTTCTCCAAAGATGAAATTTTGTGGAAAGCGTTTTCATCGGATCACGGGTCCATCTGGATCTGGCTGATCGGTCTTCTGACCGCAGGGCTGACCGCATTTTATATGTTCCGCCTGGTATTTTTGACCTTCTTCGGTCAGGAGCGGATGGATTCACATACTAAAGAACATCTGCATGAATCACCCAAAGTGATGACCGTCCCTCTGTCGATTCTGGCGATACTTTCCATAATCGGGGGATATGTCGGCATACCGCATCTTCTGGGCGGCGGCAACCGCTTCGAGAAATTCCTCGAACCGGTGATGAAAGGTCTGCCGCATTCGGGTGAGGGAGAACATACCCTGGCGTCGGCCGGCAACAATGCAACGACCGAATTGGTCCTGATGGCCGGCTCCGTGGTCCTGGTACTTATATTTATTTACCTTGCCTATCATTTCTACATCAAAAATATCGCCGCGGCCGGTAAATTGAAAAACAGCCTGTCCGGGATTCACAAGCTTCTTTATGGAAAATATTTTATCGATGAATTGTATGATGTCATTATTGTCACGCCGCTCGTGGTCGGTTCGAAGTTTCTCTGGAAAATTTTCGATGTGCTTATAATAGATGGCTTCATTAACGGCATGGCCGTTGTGATCGGGGATATATCGACCAGCCTGCGCCCTGCCCAATCCGGTGTACTGAGAACATACACGACTATCTTCCTGGTCGGAGTGGTTGTAATTTTGGGACTTGTTATAATATTTAACTGA
- a CDS encoding NADH-quinone oxidoreductase subunit NuoK, whose amino-acid sequence MVPIDNFLILSAILFVVGTAGVIVSTNLIIMFMSVEIMLNAANLAIIAFSRMNNVVDGHVFVFIIFTVAAAEAAVGLAIIIMIFRNRQSINADNFNLLKR is encoded by the coding sequence ATGGTACCGATTGACAATTTCTTGATTCTGAGCGCTATCCTTTTCGTCGTCGGAACGGCCGGTGTTATCGTCTCCACGAACCTGATTATTATGTTCATGTCGGTGGAAATAATGCTGAATGCCGCCAATCTGGCCATCATCGCTTTCTCCAGGATGAACAATGTCGTTGACGGTCATGTTTTTGTGTTTATCATCTTTACCGTGGCCGCAGCCGAAGCGGCTGTCGGGCTGGCTATCATTATTATGATATTCAGAAACCGACAATCCATAAACGCCGATAATTTCAATTTGTTGAAAAGGTAG
- a CDS encoding NADH-quinone oxidoreductase subunit J, which translates to MLNLIIFYFAAIIAVGGAVMMIIQRNPVASVLYMVVSLVAQAILYVQLSALFVGALLIIIYTGAILVLFLFVIMLLNLRGEHFGGKQSVMGRASKVVISVILLVEFAAIFKQLALSQKVGSQLASVPEDFGSVEMVASHLFKEYLYPFELTSILLLVAIVGAVVIAKKDKTDTHGDA; encoded by the coding sequence ATGCTCAACCTGATAATATTTTATTTTGCAGCCATTATCGCCGTCGGCGGCGCTGTCATGATGATTATCCAGCGCAATCCGGTTGCATCGGTGCTATATATGGTGGTTTCGCTGGTGGCCCAGGCGATTTTATACGTACAGTTGAGCGCCCTCTTTGTCGGCGCCCTGCTTATAATCATCTACACCGGCGCCATCCTGGTCCTGTTCCTGTTTGTGATAATGCTGCTCAATCTTCGCGGCGAGCATTTCGGTGGTAAGCAGTCCGTTATGGGCCGCGCCTCCAAGGTAGTAATATCCGTGATCCTGTTGGTCGAGTTTGCGGCCATTTTCAAGCAATTGGCGCTTTCGCAGAAGGTGGGAAGCCAGCTGGCGTCGGTTCCTGAGGACTTTGGTTCGGTAGAAATGGTAGCATCACACCTGTTCAAAGAGTACTTATATCCGTTTGAGCTGACCTCTATTTTGCTTCTGGTGGCCATTGTCGGAGCTGTGGTGATAGCCAAAAAAGATAAGACTGATACGCATGGAGATGCCTGA
- a CDS encoding NADH-quinone oxidoreductase subunit N: MDISSASLNFGIIAPEIVLLIAGMIILLIGNFLRDKAVLSYFSIAALAVALIPTIRQWNDPQSGFFGMVMIDNFAVLFNIIFITAGIITLLMARSYLVARNIEKFEFYPLVLFCTVGMMTMASSSDLVVIFLGLEIMSVPLYVMAGLARHDLESNESSIKYFIMGAFASAFLLYGIALIYGASETTDLRRIITDFDFIMMKSRTFLIPGALLVLVGFAFKVAAVPFHMWVPDVYQGAPTPVTGYFSVGPKAAGFAALLRIFIYGFPALTDLTPILWVLAVVTMSVGNLMAIFQPNIKRMLAYSSIAHAGYILVALTAGGDGAVSSALYYLTAYTFFNLGGFVIITMIDSRAGSKAQLDEMKGLSKTHPFLAAFLALFMFALAGFPPTAGFFGKFYVFSEAVRQGYIWLVIIAVMNSFVSVYYYLRVIVVSYFGKAEVDFRPVAFQPALILALFITAAGTLILGLLPGYWLELTRLCAFPFI, encoded by the coding sequence ATGGATATTAGTTCGGCATCATTGAATTTCGGGATAATCGCCCCGGAAATTGTTCTTCTGATAGCGGGAATGATTATTCTGTTGATCGGGAATTTTCTCCGCGATAAAGCGGTCCTGTCCTATTTCTCAATCGCCGCTCTGGCGGTGGCACTTATCCCGACCATTCGGCAATGGAATGACCCGCAATCGGGATTTTTTGGAATGGTCATGATTGACAACTTTGCCGTTTTATTTAATATCATCTTCATAACCGCCGGTATTATTACTTTGTTGATGGCCCGATCTTATCTGGTTGCCCGCAACATAGAAAAATTCGAGTTCTATCCGCTGGTGCTGTTTTGCACCGTGGGTATGATGACGATGGCATCGAGTTCCGACCTGGTCGTAATTTTCCTGGGTCTTGAAATTATGTCGGTGCCGCTTTATGTGATGGCCGGTCTGGCCAGACATGATCTCGAGTCCAATGAGTCATCAATAAAATATTTCATTATGGGAGCCTTCGCCAGCGCCTTCCTTCTCTATGGTATTGCGCTGATATACGGGGCCTCGGAAACCACCGATCTTCGAAGAATCATCACCGATTTTGATTTCATCATGATGAAATCGCGGACTTTCCTCATCCCGGGAGCATTACTGGTTTTAGTGGGTTTCGCCTTCAAGGTAGCGGCGGTACCCTTCCATATGTGGGTTCCTGATGTGTATCAGGGTGCGCCGACTCCGGTAACCGGATATTTTTCGGTCGGCCCCAAGGCCGCCGGATTCGCCGCATTACTGCGTATTTTTATTTATGGGTTCCCGGCCCTGACCGACCTGACACCGATATTATGGGTGCTTGCCGTCGTGACGATGTCGGTCGGCAACCTGATGGCCATTTTCCAGCCCAATATAAAGCGGATGCTGGCTTATTCATCGATTGCCCATGCCGGCTATATTCTGGTTGCCCTGACGGCCGGGGGAGATGGCGCCGTGTCATCGGCCCTTTATTATCTGACTGCTTACACATTCTTCAATCTCGGCGGTTTTGTTATTATTACCATGATCGACTCCCGCGCCGGAAGCAAAGCCCAACTTGATGAAATGAAAGGGCTGTCGAAAACGCACCCGTTTTTGGCGGCTTTTCTGGCGTTGTTCATGTTTGCGCTGGCCGGTTTTCCGCCGACCGCCGGATTCTTCGGCAAATTTTATGTTTTCTCCGAAGCGGTCAGGCAGGGATATATCTGGCTGGTGATAATCGCGGTCATGAATAGTTTTGTATCGGTGTATTATTACCTGAGGGTTATAGTCGTGTCCTATTTCGGCAAGGCGGAAGTTGATTTCCGCCCGGTTGCTTTCCAACCCGCCTTGATCCTGGCGCTTTTTATCACAGCCGCCGGAACTTTGATTCTTGGCCTTCTACCGGGATACTGGCTGGAACTTACACGATTGTGCGCCTTCCCGTTTATTTGA
- a CDS encoding NADH-quinone oxidoreductase subunit M — MENQILTLVTFFPLVGIILLLFVPKERHDSIKAISLIIAFINMLWSIWMYMMFDPVAKGMQFEINIPWVQGFGIHYHLGIDGISLLLIMLTTILSTIIMISSWNAVKTGIKGYFISMLLLQTGMIGVFVSLDLFLFYVFWEAMLVPMYFIIGVWGGPRKIYAAIKFVLFTMFGSLLMLVALLYLFFMYHGYTGEYTFDLLKMYDMPIPMGAQTYIFLAFALAFAIKVPIWPFHTWLPDAHVEAPTAGSVILAGVLLKMGTYGFIRICLPLFPEATLQFVPLISILSIIGIIYGALVAMVQRDVKSLVAFSSVSHLGFVMLGMFALNVQGMQGSVIQMINHGISTGALFLLVGMIYERRHTRMIADFGGLAKSMPIFSTFFMIAALSSIGLPFTNGFVGEFLILLGTFGANKVYAILAATGVILAACYMLWMLQRVIFGKLENPENENLKDLDGREKLVLIPLVILIFWIGIYPKPFLNRIEPAVNDILSRVEKAREKLAAGEEKKPLEIYEDTSQQRTVVIEDDVQADRHE; from the coding sequence ATGGAAAACCAGATTCTGACATTGGTGACATTTTTCCCGCTGGTGGGTATTATCCTGCTTCTTTTTGTACCAAAAGAGAGGCATGATTCAATAAAGGCTATTTCCCTTATCATAGCCTTTATCAATATGCTCTGGTCGATCTGGATGTATATGATGTTCGACCCGGTAGCAAAGGGGATGCAGTTCGAAATCAATATTCCCTGGGTGCAGGGTTTCGGCATTCATTATCACCTCGGGATCGACGGCATTTCGCTGCTTTTGATTATGCTGACGACCATTCTTTCGACTATAATAATGATCTCATCGTGGAACGCGGTCAAAACCGGTATCAAGGGCTACTTCATCTCGATGCTTTTACTCCAAACCGGAATGATTGGTGTTTTCGTATCACTCGATCTGTTCCTGTTCTATGTATTCTGGGAAGCGATGCTGGTTCCGATGTATTTCATCATCGGAGTCTGGGGCGGACCCAGGAAAATATATGCGGCCATAAAATTTGTGCTGTTCACCATGTTCGGGTCGCTTCTGATGCTGGTCGCCCTGTTGTACCTGTTCTTCATGTATCATGGTTACACCGGAGAATATACTTTTGATTTGCTAAAAATGTACGATATGCCGATTCCAATGGGCGCCCAGACATACATATTTCTGGCCTTTGCCCTGGCCTTTGCCATCAAAGTCCCTATCTGGCCGTTCCATACGTGGCTCCCCGACGCCCACGTCGAAGCGCCGACAGCCGGTTCGGTCATTCTTGCGGGCGTTCTGCTGAAAATGGGGACATACGGTTTTATCCGAATCTGTCTGCCGCTTTTCCCGGAAGCGACGTTACAGTTTGTCCCGCTGATTTCGATTCTATCGATTATCGGTATTATTTACGGGGCGCTGGTCGCCATGGTGCAGCGTGACGTGAAATCACTGGTGGCGTTTTCGTCGGTTTCCCATCTCGGTTTCGTCATGCTGGGAATGTTTGCGCTGAACGTCCAGGGGATGCAGGGATCGGTGATTCAGATGATAAATCACGGTATTTCGACCGGCGCGCTGTTCCTTCTTGTCGGGATGATTTATGAACGCCGTCATACCAGGATGATTGCCGATTTCGGGGGACTGGCGAAGTCGATGCCGATTTTCTCAACCTTCTTCATGATTGCCGCGCTGTCATCGATCGGCCTGCCTTTCACTAATGGTTTTGTCGGCGAGTTTTTGATACTCCTCGGAACTTTTGGCGCCAATAAGGTTTATGCCATACTGGCGGCGACAGGAGTAATTCTGGCCGCCTGCTATATGCTGTGGATGCTGCAACGTGTCATATTCGGCAAGCTGGAAAATCCGGAAAATGAAAATCTGAAGGATCTTGACGGGCGGGAGAAGCTGGTTTTGATTCCGCTGGTAATTTTAATATTCTGGATCGGCATCTATCCCAAACCGTTCCTGAACCGGATAGAACCAGCCGTGAACGATATTCTCAGCCGGGTGGAGAAGGCCCGTGAAAAACTGGCCGCCGGCGAAGAAAAGAAACCGCTCGAAATATATGAAGATACAAGTCAACAGCGAACTGTGGTAATAGAGGATGATGTTCAGGCCGACCGGCATGAGTAA